One genomic segment of Candidatus Cloacimonadota bacterium includes these proteins:
- a CDS encoding glutaredoxin family protein produces the protein MKKMKKVIVFSTPTCSWCRKLKSYLKENKIKFKDIDVSRDQKAAQDMMRKTGQQGVPQMWINNVPVVGFDQKKIDKLLEIRQ, from the coding sequence ATGAAGAAAATGAAAAAAGTTATTGTTTTCAGCACGCCAACCTGCAGCTGGTGCAGAAAATTGAAAAGCTACCTGAAAGAAAACAAGATCAAATTTAAAGATATCGATGTTTCCAGAGATCAGAAAGCAGCTCAGGATATGATGCGTAAAACCGGTCAGCAGGGTGTTCCGCAGATGTGGATCAACAATGTTCCGGTGGTGGGATTTGATCAGAAGAAAATCGATAAATTATTAGAAATCAGACAGTAG
- a CDS encoding carboxypeptidase regulatory-like domain-containing protein yields the protein MKKTLTLFALMLLVSQILFAGSISGTVNGNPANGYIVEAFEPGNPQVHYEAFVENGAYTITDVDLGTYVVKLSGMGFHIFYDGVTSVQQATPVEVTDVNPDVTGIDFTLNAIPQGIIMGSVMSNGGPGGPGGPGGPGGPGGPGGPGGPGGPGGPGGPGMLDATVKLYDQLPVDPSVLPIQEQDVMGMMFMFECLEFGTYYVSLEIPDEPTLYYNMVEDPSLADAIVLDENNPAAVDIDFFIQGTGPGTAEINGVVTDNTGAAVENAYVDLITQNGGMPWFQFFAETDENGNFIISEIPAGEYYLSIMADGYLPYFYDGVTNWQDATLITIEDDDVITIDPILQPLILYQVTGIVLDDEGNPIEDCFVTAFEDGNGPGPGGPGGMMGEWFANTTADGTFELNIPEGDYYFAAHLMDWMNMQVQYYDHKTNWQEADLVTVNAPVSGIDFDFIVVSYNSVVSGTITDVDALPVEGANAFLYPVDPSQWFFAHSFSDENGIYEIDNIPPGDYYFSVNAQGYLPYFFDGVTNWEDATIITIAEDDMITIDPVLQLPVLYTVSGYVLDDAGNPISDAIVFAHSNNWNPGNPGGPGNPGNPGGNGCNGGIGNLNASPDATGYFELEVPEGEYIFGAQTLDLFNTQIQFYDHKPSPDVADVVLVEDNVTGINFDFTAPANYDNSISGVVTLATLPVENAMVTCVSVDQTFSTASFTNELGQYELTNLPENDYYIFAISDGGVPTYYPGVIDFEDAVTVNALGIVTGIDFEIIPINGSGYLGLNGYVTNSQNEPLANSTISISDNEGNIVAVAQTNGDGYYEVNTVNTGEVTVYATKMFYNTSSTSTTMNNNTSIDFTLEPTGPTGTDDTPEIGDLLSINNYPNPFNPSTTISFNLPVSGKVDLEVYNVKGQMVTRLIDDQMEAGVHSVVWNGVDSNQKSVSSGIYFYKIKAANQSRTNKMILMK from the coding sequence ATGAAAAAAACTCTCACACTTTTTGCCCTGATGTTATTAGTATCTCAAATTCTATTTGCAGGTTCTATATCGGGTACAGTAAATGGAAACCCGGCCAATGGCTACATAGTAGAAGCATTTGAACCGGGTAATCCACAAGTTCATTATGAAGCTTTTGTTGAAAATGGAGCGTACACAATTACAGATGTCGATCTTGGTACTTATGTTGTCAAGTTATCTGGTATGGGATTTCACATATTTTATGATGGTGTAACTTCAGTGCAGCAGGCAACTCCTGTGGAAGTAACAGATGTAAATCCTGATGTGACAGGAATCGATTTTACTCTTAATGCAATCCCGCAAGGTATTATAATGGGAAGCGTAATGAGTAATGGTGGACCTGGAGGTCCTGGTGGACCTGGAGGTCCTGGTGGACCTGGAGGTCCTGGTGGACCTGGAGGTCCTGGTGGACCTGGAGGTCCTGGTGGTCCTGGCATGCTGGATGCTACTGTAAAATTGTATGATCAACTTCCTGTTGATCCATCTGTCTTACCAATTCAGGAACAGGATGTGATGGGAATGATGTTTATGTTTGAGTGTCTGGAATTTGGCACATATTATGTTTCACTGGAAATTCCCGATGAGCCTACCTTATATTATAATATGGTAGAAGATCCCAGCTTAGCTGATGCAATTGTGCTGGATGAAAATAATCCTGCAGCAGTGGATATCGATTTTTTCATTCAAGGAACTGGTCCTGGAACTGCCGAAATAAACGGAGTTGTTACAGATAACACAGGTGCAGCTGTAGAAAATGCCTATGTTGACCTGATTACTCAAAATGGTGGAATGCCCTGGTTCCAATTCTTTGCCGAAACAGATGAGAACGGCAACTTCATTATTTCAGAAATTCCCGCCGGAGAATATTATCTTTCTATAATGGCAGATGGTTATCTTCCCTATTTTTATGATGGAGTAACAAATTGGCAGGATGCTACGCTTATAACGATAGAAGACGATGATGTAATAACTATAGATCCAATTCTGCAACCACTTATTCTATATCAAGTTACAGGAATTGTATTGGATGATGAAGGAAATCCGATCGAAGACTGTTTTGTAACAGCATTTGAAGATGGAAATGGACCTGGACCTGGAGGTCCTGGTGGAATGATGGGTGAATGGTTTGCAAATACTACTGCTGATGGTACATTTGAACTCAATATTCCAGAAGGCGATTACTATTTTGCTGCTCATCTGATGGATTGGATGAATATGCAGGTTCAATATTACGATCACAAAACAAACTGGCAGGAAGCTGATCTGGTAACAGTAAATGCACCAGTTTCCGGAATCGATTTTGATTTTATTGTAGTTTCCTACAATTCAGTAGTTTCCGGTACAATTACCGATGTGGATGCACTTCCTGTAGAAGGCGCAAATGCTTTCCTCTATCCTGTAGATCCAAGTCAATGGTTCTTTGCTCACAGCTTCTCCGACGAAAACGGAATTTATGAAATAGATAATATTCCTCCCGGAGATTATTATTTCTCAGTGAATGCGCAAGGTTATCTTCCTTATTTCTTTGATGGTGTAACAAACTGGGAAGATGCAACAATCATCACAATCGCAGAAGACGATATGATCACGATAGATCCTGTTTTGCAATTACCTGTACTGTATACAGTTAGTGGTTATGTACTGGATGATGCTGGCAATCCGATTTCCGATGCAATCGTGTTTGCCCATTCCAACAACTGGAATCCCGGCAATCCCGGTGGACCTGGAAATCCTGGAAATCCTGGTGGAAACGGCTGTAACGGTGGAATTGGCAACTTGAATGCAAGTCCAGATGCAACCGGTTATTTTGAATTGGAAGTTCCCGAAGGAGAATACATTTTTGGAGCTCAAACTCTCGATCTATTCAATACTCAAATCCAATTTTACGATCATAAACCAAGTCCTGATGTAGCCGATGTTGTTCTGGTGGAAGATAATGTAACCGGAATCAACTTCGATTTCACAGCACCCGCTAATTATGATAACTCAATTTCAGGTGTTGTTACATTAGCAACATTGCCAGTTGAGAATGCAATGGTGACCTGTGTATCAGTAGATCAAACATTCAGTACAGCTAGTTTTACAAACGAACTTGGACAATATGAACTTACAAACCTTCCCGAAAATGATTATTACATTTTCGCTATCAGCGATGGCGGAGTTCCTACTTATTATCCAGGTGTAATCGACTTTGAAGATGCTGTTACAGTAAATGCTCTTGGCATTGTAACTGGAATCGATTTCGAGATCATTCCAATAAATGGCAGTGGCTATCTTGGTTTGAACGGTTATGTAACGAATAGTCAAAATGAACCTTTGGCTAACTCTACAATTTCTATCAGTGACAATGAAGGAAATATTGTGGCAGTAGCTCAAACCAATGGCGACGGTTATTATGAAGTAAATACCGTAAACACAGGTGAAGTAACCGTTTATGCTACTAAAATGTTCTACAATACTTCCAGCACAAGCACAACGATGAACAATAATACCAGCATCGACTTTACTCTGGAACCAACCGGACCAACCGGAACAGATGATACTCCGGAAATTGGAGATCTTCTTTCAATCAACAATTATCCAAATCCGTTTAATCCTTCAACTACTATCAGCTTTAACCTTCCAGTTTCTGGAAAAGTAGACCTGGAAGTTTATAACGTGAAAGGTCAGATGGTAACCAGACTGATTGATGATCAAATGGAAGCCGGAGTTCACAGTGTAGTTTGGAATGGAGTTGATTCCAATCAGAAATCAGTATCCAGCGGCATCTATTTCTACAAGATCAAAGCTGCAAATCAAAGCAGAACAAATAAGATGATCTTGATGAAATAA
- a CDS encoding amidohydrolase produces the protein MKKKLIEIDLLIQNGLLLTYNQKPRIGSVAIQDNKIMEIGENATLERKYNWKNLLDATGKIVMPGFVNTHTHAAMSYFKGLADDLPLMDWLTNFIWPAEKHFLTAEFVYDAVLHGCAEMIRHGITCFNDMYFFGDEAAQAAQKVGIRAVLGEGVLDYPAVKYQNADEIFAYISEMHAKYKDHGLIDFAVAPHAIYTCGKTNLIKAKELAAKLGILLHLHLSETRQEVEDCLKEHSVRPTEYLNQLGIFEQPVVAAHAIWLSREEHDILAEKNVSIAINTSSNLKLASGFDSFAYYLKEGINLSLGTDGVASNNNLSMLQEISLTAKLQKALNNDPTILPARQMIEIATLGGAKALQKQNSIGSLQEGRLADLITIDINSLEALPIYDPFSHLVYSLSSEHIKDVVINGNIVMKDRQLQFVEEAELLAKARYHQQKITEFVAK, from the coding sequence ATGAAAAAGAAATTAATTGAAATTGATCTGCTGATCCAAAACGGATTGCTGTTAACTTATAATCAAAAACCCCGAATCGGCAGTGTTGCCATCCAAGATAACAAGATCATGGAAATTGGGGAAAACGCGACTTTAGAAAGAAAATACAATTGGAAAAATCTGCTGGATGCCACCGGAAAGATCGTGATGCCGGGATTTGTGAACACCCATACTCATGCAGCCATGAGCTATTTCAAGGGCTTGGCGGACGATCTGCCATTAATGGATTGGCTTACCAATTTCATCTGGCCGGCAGAAAAACATTTTCTGACTGCTGAATTCGTGTATGATGCAGTTCTACATGGATGCGCCGAAATGATCCGTCACGGTATAACCTGTTTTAACGACATGTATTTTTTTGGTGATGAAGCGGCACAAGCTGCTCAAAAAGTAGGCATTCGAGCAGTTTTGGGTGAAGGAGTTCTGGATTATCCGGCGGTAAAATATCAAAATGCAGATGAGATTTTTGCCTATATTTCGGAAATGCATGCCAAATATAAAGATCATGGTCTGATAGATTTTGCTGTGGCTCCTCATGCAATTTACACTTGTGGAAAAACCAATCTGATCAAAGCAAAAGAGCTGGCGGCAAAACTGGGAATTCTTCTGCATCTGCATCTTTCGGAAACCAGACAGGAAGTTGAAGATTGCCTGAAAGAACACAGCGTGCGCCCCACAGAATATTTGAATCAGCTGGGAATTTTCGAGCAACCTGTCGTTGCTGCTCATGCCATCTGGCTGAGTAGAGAGGAACATGATATTCTGGCGGAAAAAAATGTCTCTATTGCCATCAATACCAGTAGTAATCTGAAGCTGGCTTCCGGTTTCGATTCCTTTGCCTATTATCTGAAAGAAGGCATCAACCTGAGCCTGGGAACAGATGGCGTAGCCAGCAACAACAATCTGAGTATGCTGCAGGAGATCAGTTTAACGGCAAAATTGCAGAAAGCGCTCAATAATGATCCGACCATTCTGCCAGCCCGGCAGATGATCGAAATAGCCACGCTGGGCGGTGCAAAAGCTCTGCAGAAGCAGAACTCGATCGGCTCATTGCAGGAAGGCAGACTTGCCGATCTGATCACAATCGATATTAACAGTCTGGAAGCTCTTCCCATCTACGATCCTTTTTCGCATCTTGTCTATTCGCTTTCTTCCGAACATATTAAAGACGTGGTGATTAATGGCAATATCGTGATGAAAGATCGCCAACTGCAATTTGTGGAAGAAGCCGAATTGCTTGCAAAAGCCCGCTATCACCAGCAAAAAATTACAGAATTTGTGGCAAAGTGA
- a CDS encoding carboxypeptidase regulatory-like domain-containing protein, which yields MKKIILILFLVFSYLVLNAYSISGYTNLLDSPVEDAIIELHSQQPGMNFFPVDMTISNEDGYYQFDIDSPGMYFVSAMIQAPYCQFLFYDNVFIPTNATSIHISNMNPDQENINFDFQANFPGGDNSVTGLVADISNQPIENVLIDLFPEQYSAPWLATFSTNSDENGIYNLENIPDGNYLLTAIHPNYLPYFYNGTPAWPQAEIITLENGTIEEINITLESNNIYTISGYVYDEPSGNPIFGAEIYAFSLSGSNPQGNGMGGMGIPISFSDQNGYYELFVTENEYLVMAKDIQTNSVEFYDDAATPLDATWIQLNQNVDNIDFDLNEDMGGDYSVSGTLSIDGSAGQGVPMLAVAVSSDEEWEKTVSADAINGGYVIPDLPGGEYYIYGFSPISIPTFFEDAINYEDAVLLEVVSNVNDIDIDMHIAQETGYLGCNGFVLDETGEPVANATVAFIDPFGNVQDYAYTDGNGEYNLPSLNNLNYTAFATKVFYSSDEAQLPVNGNLTWNFTLTDPNTEAGEELPQQQSNLRIFPNPFNPSTTISFDTTQTSAFATIEIYNLKGQKVKSFANLPVSQSSNHKIVWNGDDDNQRPVSTGVYLVRIRSGNYQETGKLLLLK from the coding sequence ATGAAAAAGATCATCTTGATTTTGTTTTTAGTTTTTAGCTATTTAGTTCTTAATGCATACTCGATAAGTGGATATACAAACCTTCTGGATTCACCGGTGGAAGATGCGATCATAGAATTACATTCACAACAACCTGGAATGAATTTCTTTCCAGTTGATATGACCATCAGTAATGAAGATGGATATTATCAGTTTGATATAGATTCTCCTGGAATGTATTTTGTAAGCGCAATGATTCAGGCTCCTTATTGTCAATTCCTCTTTTATGATAATGTTTTCATACCCACAAATGCAACTTCCATCCACATCTCCAATATGAATCCCGATCAGGAAAATATAAATTTTGATTTTCAGGCTAACTTCCCTGGTGGAGATAACTCAGTTACAGGTTTAGTAGCCGATATTTCCAATCAGCCGATAGAAAATGTTCTGATCGATTTATTTCCAGAACAATATAGCGCTCCTTGGCTAGCAACTTTTTCAACCAATTCTGACGAGAATGGAATTTATAATTTGGAAAATATTCCAGATGGAAATTATCTTTTGACTGCAATTCATCCAAACTATCTTCCCTATTTTTATAATGGAACACCCGCCTGGCCACAAGCTGAGATAATAACTCTGGAAAATGGAACGATTGAAGAAATAAATATCACACTTGAATCTAACAACATATACACAATTTCCGGTTATGTTTATGATGAACCATCTGGCAATCCAATTTTTGGAGCAGAGATTTATGCCTTTTCTCTGAGTGGATCAAATCCGCAAGGAAATGGCATGGGTGGAATGGGAATACCAATCAGTTTTTCAGATCAAAATGGATATTATGAGTTATTTGTAACTGAAAATGAATATCTTGTAATGGCAAAAGATATCCAGACAAACAGTGTGGAATTTTATGATGATGCTGCTACACCATTGGATGCAACCTGGATTCAATTAAATCAGAATGTTGACAATATCGATTTTGATTTGAACGAAGATATGGGGGGGGATTATTCTGTCAGTGGTACTCTAAGTATCGATGGATCTGCAGGACAAGGTGTTCCCATGCTTGCTGTTGCAGTTTCCAGTGATGAAGAATGGGAAAAAACTGTTTCTGCTGATGCTATAAATGGTGGTTATGTAATTCCAGACCTTCCCGGTGGAGAATATTACATTTATGGTTTTTCTCCTATCTCGATTCCTACTTTTTTTGAAGATGCCATCAATTATGAAGATGCTGTTTTGCTGGAAGTTGTATCAAATGTTAACGATATAGATATCGATATGCATATTGCTCAGGAAACAGGTTATCTGGGTTGCAACGGCTTTGTGTTGGATGAAACGGGTGAACCTGTTGCCAATGCCACTGTAGCTTTTATTGATCCCTTTGGAAATGTGCAGGATTATGCTTATACTGATGGCAATGGCGAATATAATCTTCCTTCTTTGAACAACTTGAATTACACTGCATTCGCAACAAAAGTATTCTATAGTTCCGATGAAGCTCAATTGCCTGTAAACGGTAATTTAACCTGGAATTTCACTTTAACAGATCCCAATACAGAAGCTGGAGAAGAATTACCGCAACAGCAAAGTAATTTAAGAATTTTTCCCAATCCCTTCAATCCTTCCACAACGATCAGCTTTGATACAACGCAAACATCCGCGTTTGCGACGATCGAAATCTACAATCTGAAAGGACAGAAAGTGAAATCCTTTGCAAATCTTCCAGTCAGCCAATCATCAAATCACAAAATAGTCTGGAATGGTGATGATGATAATCAAAGACCCGTTTCCACTGGAGTTTATCTTGTTAGAATCAGATCTGGAAATTATCAGGAAACTGGGAAATTACTTCTTCTTAAATAA
- a CDS encoding TVP38/TMEM64 family protein, translated as MKSYQKKLLILLVIILIIAAIRFTGIHKYLTFENLQEQKSILQEYVDANYLLAVILFILIYAVSVAFSIPGATILTLTGGLVFGTILGALYVNVGATSGAIGVFLFARYLLGTKLQEKYADKLAKFNKELKINGYSYLLSLRFIPLFPFWMINLFAGLTKIPLRTYAWTTAFGILPGSLVYTYTGNQLNTINSLKDIFSWNILLAFILLGLLALLPSILNHLKRRKNKTSGTDTTKTI; from the coding sequence ATGAAATCATACCAGAAAAAACTGCTTATCCTGCTGGTGATAATCCTGATCATTGCGGCAATCAGATTTACCGGCATTCACAAATATCTTACCTTCGAAAATCTGCAGGAACAGAAAAGTATTTTGCAGGAATATGTTGATGCCAACTATCTTTTAGCCGTTATTCTATTCATTTTGATCTATGCAGTCTCGGTGGCTTTTTCCATTCCGGGTGCTACCATTCTCACTCTTACAGGCGGTTTGGTTTTCGGCACCATTTTGGGAGCTTTGTATGTGAATGTGGGAGCAACTTCCGGTGCTATCGGAGTTTTTCTGTTTGCACGCTATCTGCTGGGAACAAAGCTGCAGGAAAAATATGCTGATAAACTGGCGAAATTCAATAAAGAACTAAAGATCAATGGCTATAGCTATCTGCTTTCTTTGCGGTTCATTCCGCTTTTTCCCTTCTGGATGATCAACCTCTTTGCCGGGCTAACCAAAATTCCATTGCGTACTTATGCCTGGACCACGGCTTTTGGCATTTTACCGGGTTCGCTGGTTTATACTTATACCGGAAATCAATTGAATACGATCAATTCACTGAAAGATATTTTCTCATGGAACATTCTACTGGCTTTTATTCTGCTGGGACTGCTGGCACTTCTGCCTTCGATCTTGAATCATCTTAAAAGAAGAAAAAACAAGACTTCAGGAACAGATACCACAAAAACTATCTGA
- the trxA gene encoding thioredoxin, with translation MKKIFLPILLLSAVIFLTAGDSREIEHLNLESFKTKIFDYENSAEWNYEGELPAIIDFYADWCGPCKQVAPIMVELSEEYENKLIIYKVDTDEQQQLAGMFGIRSIPSILFIPTEGQPRMFSGAYPKAEMVKIINEVLGVE, from the coding sequence ATGAAAAAAATATTTTTACCAATACTATTACTTTCTGCAGTCATCTTTCTCACTGCAGGCGATTCCCGGGAAATTGAACATTTGAATCTTGAATCTTTTAAAACAAAAATTTTTGATTATGAAAATTCGGCAGAATGGAATTATGAAGGCGAACTGCCGGCAATTATCGATTTTTATGCCGACTGGTGCGGACCTTGTAAACAGGTTGCACCGATCATGGTGGAACTTTCCGAAGAATATGAAAATAAGCTGATAATTTATAAAGTAGATACAGATGAGCAGCAGCAGTTGGCTGGAATGTTTGGAATTCGCAGCATTCCCTCGATTTTATTCATTCCCACAGAAGGCCAGCCCAGAATGTTTTCCGGTGCCTATCCAAAAGCAGAGATGGTTAAGATCATCAATGAAGTTTTGGGTGTGGAATAA